Proteins encoded within one genomic window of Ailuropoda melanoleuca isolate Jingjing chromosome 16, ASM200744v2, whole genome shotgun sequence:
- the MAP4K2 gene encoding mitogen-activated protein kinase kinase kinase kinase 2, with amino-acid sequence MAQTPDGGCACVYLMGGYVCGSGGGLCVWIWWGDWGSGGRLCVGIWCEYGGQSGDHLANSGTLGPPVHQVKFGAPLRKETDPLNEPWEEEWTLLGKEELSGSLLQSVEEALEERSLTIRPASELQDLDSPDDTIGTIKRAPFLGPSPPEPPAEDPLSSPLGTPPPPPPGLNSPPLLPTAWATMKHREDPERSSCHGLPPTPKVHMGACFSKVFNGCPLRIHAAVTWIHPVTRDQFLVVGAEEGIYTLNLHELHEDTLEKLISHRCTWLYCVNNVLLSLSGKSTHIWAHDLPGLFEQRRLRQQVPLSIPTNRLTQRIIPRRFALSAKIPDTKGCLQCRVVRNPYTGSTFLLAALPAGLLLLQWYEPLQKFLLLKNFSSPLPSPAGMLEPLVLDGKELPQVCVGAEGPEGPGCRVLFHVLPLEAGLTPDVLIPPEGLPGTAQQVIQVDRDTVLVCFDRCVRIVNLLGEPTATLAPVLTFDFPIETVVCLQDSVLAFWSHGMQGRSLDTNEVTQEITDETRIFRVLGAHRDIILESIPTDNPGAHSNLYILTGHQSSY; translated from the exons ATGGCCCAGACCCCTGATGGGGGCTGTGCGTGTGTATATCTGATGGGGGGCTATGTGTGTGGATCTGgtggggggctgtgtgtgtggaTCTGGTGGGGGGACTGGGGATCTGGTGGGCGGCTGTGTGTGGGCATTTGGTGTGAGTATGGAGGTCAGTCGGGAGACCACCTTGCTAACTCGGGTACCCTGGGCCCCCCAGTTCACCAGGTGAAATTTGGCGCCCCACTCAGGAAGGAAACAGACCCACTAAACGAACCG TGGGAGGAGGAGTGGACGCTGTTGGGAAAGGAAGAACTGAGTGg GAGCCTGCTACAGTCCGTCGAGGAGGCCCTAGAGGAACG GAGCCTGACCATCCGGCCGGCCTCAGAACTCCAG GACCTGGACTCCCCAGATGATACCATAGGAACCATCAAGCGGGCCCCATTCTTGGGGCCGTCCCCCCCTGAGCCTCCAGCCGAGGACCCTCTATCCAGCCCCCTGG GAACCCCACCGCCACCTCCCCCAGGCCTGAACAGccccccactgctccccactGCCTGGGCCACCATGAAGCACAGGGAGGATCCTGAG agATCGTCCTGCCACgggctccccccaacccccaaggtGCAC atgggcgcctgcttctccaaGGTCTTCAATGGCTGCCCCCTGCGGATCCATGCTGCTGTCACTTGGATTCACCCTGTCACCCGGG ACCAGTTCCTGGTAGTGGGGGCCGAGGAAGGCATCTACACCCTCAACCTGCATGAACTGCATGAGGACACACTGGAGAAG CTGATTTCACACCGTTGCACCTGGCTCTACTGCGTGAATAACGTGCTGCTGTCTCTCTCAG ggaAATCCACGCACATCTGGGCCCATGACCTCCCAGGCCTGTTCGAGCAGCGCAGACTCCGGCAGCAGGttcccctctccatccccaccaaCCGCCTCACACAACGCATCATCCCCAG GCGCTTTGCCCTGTCTGCCAAGATTCCGGACACCAAAGGCTGCCTGCAGTGTCGTGTGG TGCGGAACCCCTACACGGGCAGCACCTTCCTGCTAGCTGCGCTGCCTGCCGGTCTGCTCCTGCTGCAGTGGTACGAGCCGCTACAGAAGTTCCTGCTGCTGAag aACTTCTCCAGCCCCTTGCCCAGCCCAGCAGGGATGCTGGAGCCACTGGTGCTGGACGGGAAGGAGCTACCGCAGGTGTGCGTGGGGGCGGAGGGCCCCGAGGGGCCCGGCTGCCGGGTGCTGTTCCACGTCCTGCCGCTGGAGGCTGGCCTGACGCCTGATGTCCTCATACCACCTG AGGGGCTCCCGGGCACAGCCCAGCAGGTGATCCAGGTGGACAGGGACACAGTCCTAGTCTGCTTTGACC GCTGTGTGAGAATCGTCAACCTGCTGGGTGAGCCCACGGCCACACTTGCACCTGTGCTGACCTTTGACTTCCCCATTGAGACTGTGG TGTGTCTGCAAGACAGCGTGCTGGCCTTCTGGAGCCATGGAATGCAAGGTCGTAGCCTGGACACTAACGAG GTGACCCAGGAGATCACAGACGAGACAAGGATCTTCCGAGTGCTTGGGGCCCACAG AGATATCATCCTCGAGAGCATTCCCACCGACAACCCAGGGGCTCACAGCAACCTCTACATCCTCACGGGCCACCAGAGCAGTTACTGA
- the MEN1 gene encoding menin isoform X1, with translation MPRPAAMGLKAAQKTLFPLRSIDDVVRLFAAELGREEPDLVLLSLVLGFVEHFLAVNRVIPTNVPELTFQPSPAPDPPGGLTYFPVADLSIIAALYARFTAQIRGAVDLSLYPREGGVSSRELVKKVSDVIWNSLSRSYFKDRAHIQSLFSFITGTKLDSSGVAFAVVGACQALGLRDVHLALSEDHAWVVFGPNGEQTAEVTWHGKGNEDRRGQTVNAGVAERSWLYLKGSYMRCDRKMEVAFMVCAINPSIDLHTDSLELLQLQQKLLWLLYDLGHLERYPMALGNLADLEELEPTPGRPDPLTLYHKGIASAKTYYRDEHIYPYMYLAGYHCRNRNVREALQAWADTATVIQE, from the exons AT GCCGAGGCCCGCCGCCATGGGGCTGAAGGCCGCCCAGAAGACGCTGTTCCCGCTGCGCTCCATCGACGACGTGGTGCGCCTGTTCGCTGCCGAGCTGGGCCGAGAGGAACCGGACCTGGTGCTCCTGTCCTTGGTACTGGGCTTCGTGGAGCATTTCCTAGCTGTCAACCGCGTCATCCCCACCAATGTGCCCGAGCTCACCTTCCAGCCCAGCCCCGCGCCCGACCCACCTGGCGGGCTTACCTACTTCCCCGTGGCCGACCTATCCATCATCGCTGCGCTGTACGCCCGCTTCACCGCCCAGATCCGTGGCGCCGTAGACCTGTCTCTCTACCCGCGAGAGGGGGGTGTCTCCAGCCGAGAGCTGGTAAAGAAGGTCTCCGATGTCATCTGGAACAGCCTCAGCCGCTCCTACTTCAAGGATCGGGCCCACATTCAATCCCTCTTCAGCTTCATCACAG GCACTAAACTGGACAGCTCTGGTGTGGCCTTTGCCGTGGTGGGGGCCTGCCAGGCTCTGGGTCTCCGGGATGTCCACCTGGCCCTGTCTGAGGACCACGCCTGGGTAGTGTTTGGGCCCAACGGAGAACAGACAGCTGAGGTCACTTGGCATGGCAAGGGCAATGAAGATCGCAGGGGCCAGACAGTCAACGCGGGTGTGGCTGAGCGG AGCTGGCTGTACCTGAAAGGCTCATACATGCGCTGTGACCGAAAGATGGAGGTGGCGTTTATGGTGTGTGCCATCAACCCTTCCATTGACCTGCACACCGACTCCCTGGAGCTGCTGCAGCTGCAACAG AAGCTGCTGTGGCTGCTCTACGACCTGGGACATCTGGAAAG GTACCCCATGGCCCTGGGGAACCTGGCAGATCTGGAGGAACTGGAGCCCACCCCTGGCCGGCCAGATCCACTCACCCTCTACCACAAG GGCATTGCCTCAGCCAAGACCTACTACCGGGATGAGCACATCTACCCCTACATGTACCTGGCTGGCTACCACTGTCGCAACCGCAATGTGCGCGAAGCCCTGCAGGCCTGGGCTGACACGGCCACTGTCATCCAGGAGTGA
- the MEN1 gene encoding menin isoform X2, translating into MGLKAAQKTLFPLRSIDDVVRLFAAELGREEPDLVLLSLVLGFVEHFLAVNRVIPTNVPELTFQPSPAPDPPGGLTYFPVADLSIIAALYARFTAQIRGAVDLSLYPREGGVSSRELVKKVSDVIWNSLSRSYFKDRAHIQSLFSFITGTKLDSSGVAFAVVGACQALGLRDVHLALSEDHAWVVFGPNGEQTAEVTWHGKGNEDRRGQTVNAGVAERSWLYLKGSYMRCDRKMEVAFMVCAINPSIDLHTDSLELLQLQQKLLWLLYDLGHLERYPMALGNLADLEELEPTPGRPDPLTLYHKGIASAKTYYRDEHIYPYMYLAGYHCRNRNVREALQAWADTATVIQE; encoded by the exons ATGGGGCTGAAGGCCGCCCAGAAGACGCTGTTCCCGCTGCGCTCCATCGACGACGTGGTGCGCCTGTTCGCTGCCGAGCTGGGCCGAGAGGAACCGGACCTGGTGCTCCTGTCCTTGGTACTGGGCTTCGTGGAGCATTTCCTAGCTGTCAACCGCGTCATCCCCACCAATGTGCCCGAGCTCACCTTCCAGCCCAGCCCCGCGCCCGACCCACCTGGCGGGCTTACCTACTTCCCCGTGGCCGACCTATCCATCATCGCTGCGCTGTACGCCCGCTTCACCGCCCAGATCCGTGGCGCCGTAGACCTGTCTCTCTACCCGCGAGAGGGGGGTGTCTCCAGCCGAGAGCTGGTAAAGAAGGTCTCCGATGTCATCTGGAACAGCCTCAGCCGCTCCTACTTCAAGGATCGGGCCCACATTCAATCCCTCTTCAGCTTCATCACAG GCACTAAACTGGACAGCTCTGGTGTGGCCTTTGCCGTGGTGGGGGCCTGCCAGGCTCTGGGTCTCCGGGATGTCCACCTGGCCCTGTCTGAGGACCACGCCTGGGTAGTGTTTGGGCCCAACGGAGAACAGACAGCTGAGGTCACTTGGCATGGCAAGGGCAATGAAGATCGCAGGGGCCAGACAGTCAACGCGGGTGTGGCTGAGCGG AGCTGGCTGTACCTGAAAGGCTCATACATGCGCTGTGACCGAAAGATGGAGGTGGCGTTTATGGTGTGTGCCATCAACCCTTCCATTGACCTGCACACCGACTCCCTGGAGCTGCTGCAGCTGCAACAG AAGCTGCTGTGGCTGCTCTACGACCTGGGACATCTGGAAAG GTACCCCATGGCCCTGGGGAACCTGGCAGATCTGGAGGAACTGGAGCCCACCCCTGGCCGGCCAGATCCACTCACCCTCTACCACAAG GGCATTGCCTCAGCCAAGACCTACTACCGGGATGAGCACATCTACCCCTACATGTACCTGGCTGGCTACCACTGTCGCAACCGCAATGTGCGCGAAGCCCTGCAGGCCTGGGCTGACACGGCCACTGTCATCCAGGAGTGA